The Polaribacter tangerinus genome has a segment encoding these proteins:
- a CDS encoding RsmB/NOP family class I SAM-dependent RNA methyltransferase, whose protein sequence is MRLHRNLTFAVIDSIRDIFNEGVYADKAVEKALKRDKRWGARDRKFVAETIYEIVRWNRLYAEIAEVKLPYDRDNIWRIFTVWCVLRGIKLPDWNQIGENVPERRIKGRFAELSKIRKYRESIPDWMDELCVTELGEEIWTQEIASLNKQAKVILRTNTLQISKEILQKKLHSENVVTETIPNHPDALLLPERANVFKTEAFHNGFFEVQDASSQLVAAYLDVAPGMKVVDTCAGAGGKTLHLASLMQNKGQIIAMDIYESKLRKLKVRAKRNKAHNIDMRVIDSTKPIKKLYGKADRVLIDAPCSGLGVLKRNPDSKWKLQPEFIENIKKVQQEILQSYSKMLKPGGKMVYATCSILPSENQNQVKEFLASEAGKDFTFISDKKVLAHQSGFDGFYMALIEKNNAS, encoded by the coding sequence ATGAGATTACATAGAAATTTAACTTTTGCAGTAATAGATAGTATTAGAGACATTTTTAACGAGGGTGTCTATGCCGATAAAGCTGTAGAAAAAGCACTAAAACGCGATAAGCGTTGGGGAGCTAGAGACCGAAAATTTGTTGCAGAAACCATCTATGAAATTGTACGTTGGAATCGTTTATATGCAGAAATTGCAGAGGTAAAACTTCCTTATGATAGAGATAATATTTGGAGAATATTTACAGTTTGGTGTGTGTTAAGAGGTATTAAGTTACCTGATTGGAATCAAATTGGAGAAAACGTACCAGAGAGAAGAATAAAAGGGAGATTTGCAGAGTTGTCTAAAATTAGAAAATACAGAGAATCTATTCCAGATTGGATGGATGAGTTGTGTGTTACTGAACTAGGTGAAGAAATATGGACCCAAGAAATAGCTTCACTAAACAAACAAGCAAAAGTAATTTTACGAACAAATACTTTACAAATTTCTAAAGAAATTTTACAAAAAAAATTACACTCAGAAAACGTAGTTACCGAAACTATACCCAATCACCCAGATGCCCTTTTACTTCCAGAAAGAGCCAATGTTTTTAAAACAGAAGCTTTTCATAATGGCTTTTTTGAAGTTCAAGACGCCTCTTCTCAATTGGTTGCAGCGTATTTAGACGTAGCACCTGGCATGAAAGTAGTAGATACTTGTGCTGGTGCTGGTGGCAAAACACTTCATTTGGCATCATTAATGCAAAATAAAGGGCAAATAATTGCAATGGATATTTATGAAAGTAAACTTCGCAAACTTAAAGTAAGAGCAAAGAGAAACAAAGCTCATAATATAGATATGCGTGTAATAGACTCTACAAAGCCAATAAAAAAATTATATGGTAAAGCAGACAGAGTTTTAATAGACGCACCTTGCTCTGGACTCGGAGTACTAAAAAGAAACCCAGACTCTAAGTGGAAACTTCAACCAGAATTTATAGAAAACATCAAAAAGGTGCAACAAGAGATATTACAAAGTTACTCTAAAATGTTAAAACCAGGAGGAAAAATGGTGTATGCAACCTGTTCTATTCTACCATCCGAAAATCAAAATCAAGTAAAAGAATTCTTAGCTTCTGAAGCAGGTAAAGATTTTACATTTATATCAGACAAAAAAGTTTTGGCGCATCAAAGCGGTTTTGATGGATTTTATATGGCACTCATAGAAAAAAATAACGCTTCATAA